One Bacillus sp. F19 genomic region harbors:
- a CDS encoding Fic family protein, with amino-acid sequence MNYEKLSKVFYKEPEEYELEYQKRYNGYGSYRTNLQIKPVLKGRHLDELVELFIVNIDPLMKLQEEIFINSITIRDMVRKMPPAAVQPYFNKLLINELQSTNEIEGIRSTKKELSEILLHLNEKKQTSKVKRFNGLLKTYKYIDKIQSFEKIEDFRKLYDDIVADEIPDKEQPDGHLFRKESVNITDGNRATHVGVYPESSIKEYLSNLLIFLKTSDTPDLYKYMIAHYYYEYIHPFYDGNGRTGRLFVSSYIKKKLDPFTAVSLSYTINQDKQKYYKALEELSNPKNKGEATFYCQSMLEILKDGQESLIEDLSLGLEKVKKIHSHLKSLEWADADTKKVLGTLLNINIFAGHVKLLSNVELQENLQFKRYKINRILKDLETRGIVKKLRQRPTIFDLEEDFVEEVLS; translated from the coding sequence ATGAATTATGAAAAGCTAAGTAAAGTTTTCTACAAAGAACCAGAAGAGTATGAACTTGAATATCAAAAGAGATACAATGGTTATGGTTCATACAGAACAAATTTACAGATTAAACCTGTATTAAAAGGGCGGCATCTTGATGAATTGGTTGAACTATTTATAGTAAATATCGATCCTTTAATGAAATTACAAGAAGAGATATTTATTAACAGCATCACTATCAGAGATATGGTAAGAAAAATGCCACCTGCAGCAGTTCAACCTTACTTTAATAAATTGCTCATTAACGAACTTCAAAGCACCAATGAAATAGAAGGAATCAGAAGCACAAAAAAAGAGCTATCGGAGATTCTTTTGCATCTTAATGAGAAAAAGCAAACCAGTAAGGTTAAAAGATTCAACGGCTTATTAAAAACATATAAATATATAGATAAAATTCAATCATTTGAAAAAATTGAGGATTTCAGAAAACTCTATGACGATATAGTAGCTGATGAAATACCAGATAAAGAACAACCGGATGGACACCTCTTCCGGAAAGAATCAGTAAATATAACAGATGGAAATAGAGCTACCCACGTGGGAGTATATCCTGAATCCAGTATTAAAGAATATTTAAGTAACCTTTTAATTTTCTTGAAAACATCAGATACTCCTGATTTGTATAAATATATGATAGCTCATTATTACTACGAGTACATCCATCCATTTTATGATGGTAATGGTAGAACTGGACGTTTGTTCGTAAGTAGTTATATCAAAAAGAAACTAGACCCATTTACAGCAGTTTCTCTATCTTACACAATTAATCAAGATAAGCAGAAGTATTATAAAGCTTTAGAGGAACTCTCGAATCCCAAAAATAAAGGCGAAGCCACATTTTATTGTCAATCAATGCTTGAAATATTAAAGGATGGTCAAGAATCATTAATTGAAGATTTAAGCTTGGGCTTGGAAAAAGTTAAAAAAATACACAGTCATTTAAAAAGCCTTGAATGGGCAGATGCTGATACAAAAAAAGTACTGGGAACGCTACTTAATATTAATATTTTTGCAGGTCACGTCAAGCTTTTGTCAAATGTTGAGTTACAAGAAAATTTACAATTCAAACGGTATAAAATCAATAGAATTCTTAAAGACCTAGAAACAAGAGGGATAGTAAAGAAATTGAGACAGCGGCCTACTATTTTTGACTTGGAAGAAGATTTTGTTGAGGAAGTATTGAGCTGA